In Paraburkholderia flagellata, a genomic segment contains:
- a CDS encoding class I SAM-dependent methyltransferase gives MATASFALFAAGCTTPAQQAGHSAQTQSAASSSLDAAIAGPQRSERAKARDAYRHPNETLQFFGVEPTQTVLEIAPGGGWYTDILAPWLHDHGHLYEAQYVSTSAELAAEDRDSDAAFLRKLAAAPALYGNVKVGTLHAGEFKGFDANGQFDEVLTFRNIHNWIKDGQIDDNLRAFYVALKPGGVLGVEEHRARRGTTVQQMIDSGYVTEEYVIEHAQGAGFVLAARSEINANPKDTKDYPHGVWSLPPTYKGGDVDRAQYAAIGESDRMTLRFIKP, from the coding sequence ATGGCCACGGCGTCTTTCGCGCTCTTCGCGGCTGGGTGCACGACGCCCGCACAGCAGGCCGGGCACAGCGCGCAGACGCAATCTGCGGCCTCCTCTTCACTCGATGCTGCGATCGCCGGTCCCCAGCGCAGTGAGCGGGCCAAAGCGCGCGACGCCTATCGACATCCGAACGAGACGTTGCAGTTCTTCGGCGTCGAGCCCACGCAAACAGTGCTCGAAATCGCACCGGGCGGCGGCTGGTACACGGATATCCTGGCGCCGTGGCTGCACGATCACGGCCATCTTTACGAGGCCCAATACGTCAGCACGTCAGCGGAACTGGCCGCCGAAGACCGCGACTCCGACGCCGCTTTTTTGCGCAAGCTCGCGGCGGCCCCGGCGCTCTATGGCAACGTCAAGGTCGGCACGTTGCACGCAGGTGAATTCAAGGGCTTCGACGCAAACGGCCAGTTCGACGAGGTGCTCACGTTCCGCAACATCCACAACTGGATCAAGGATGGCCAGATCGACGACAACCTGCGCGCGTTCTATGTCGCGCTGAAACCCGGCGGCGTGCTTGGCGTCGAGGAGCATCGCGCGCGGCGAGGCACGACCGTCCAGCAAATGATCGATTCCGGCTATGTGACCGAAGAGTACGTGATCGAGCATGCGCAGGGCGCGGGCTTCGTGCTGGCCGCACGCAGCGAGATCAACGCGAATCCGAAGGACACCAAGGATTATCCGCACGGCGTCTGGTCGCTGCCCCCGACCTACAAGGGCGGCGACGTGGACCGCGCGCAGTATGCCGCTATCGGCGAATCGGATCGCATGACGCTCAGGTTCATCAAGCCATAG